In a single window of the Methylococcus sp. Mc7 genome:
- a CDS encoding DUF1269 domain-containing protein encodes MKRIYFLTPNIEITKQIVDELLLSRIEEKHIHIIAKQNVSLQDLPEASFLQKTDFLPALEQGIALGGAVGLVGGLIALALPTGLVLGGGAVLAITLAGAGVGGLMSSMAGAAFSSRRIQKFQDAIENGEILMMVDTPWDRVTEIEEVIKKHHPEAECEGIDPHVFP; translated from the coding sequence ATGAAACGCATCTATTTCCTGACCCCGAATATCGAGATCACCAAGCAGATCGTGGACGAACTGCTGCTCTCCCGTATCGAGGAAAAACACATCCATATAATCGCCAAACAGAATGTATCGCTCCAAGACCTGCCCGAAGCATCGTTTCTGCAAAAGACCGACTTTTTGCCCGCGCTTGAACAGGGTATCGCCCTGGGTGGGGCGGTGGGGCTGGTCGGCGGATTGATCGCTCTCGCCTTGCCGACCGGCTTGGTGCTGGGCGGCGGCGCCGTCTTGGCCATCACCCTGGCGGGAGCCGGTGTGGGCGGCTTGATGTCGAGCATGGCGGGAGCCGCCTTTAGCAGCCGACGCATCCAGAAATTCCAGGACGCCATCGAAAACGGCGAGATTCTCATGATGGTCGATACGCCGTGGGACCGTGTCACGGAGATCGAGGAGGTCATCAAGAAACACCACCCGGAGGCCGAATGTGAAGGCATCGACCCGCATGTTTTCCCTTGA
- a CDS encoding FAD-dependent oxidoreductase, with protein sequence MNPAKKRILIVGGVAGGATCAARARRLCERCEIVVFEKGPYVSFANCGLPYFVGDVIESEANLLVANPDTFKHRFNIDVHTETEVTRIDRQSKSVEVLDLKTGIRRREPYDALVLATGAQPVRPDLPGIDLPGIFMLRTIPDSRKIKAAAAQARRALILGGGFIGLEMAENLVRLGLEVTLLELADQVLPPLDPEMAGYAADRLRANGVHLCLGEGAAGFERLPDNTLGAHTSRGTMLNTDLVIVAIGVRPDTALARAAGLELGALGGIRVDESMRTDDPSIWAVGDVVEVKNLITREWQLVPLAGPANRQGRVAATAIIHQLNCSADPIYPLAFEGVLGTAVCEVFGLTVACTGPSETLLRRAGQGYEKVYLHPGHHASYFPGAKPIHIKLLFAKTDGRILGAQAVGEAGVARRIDVIATAMMQGARVFDLEELELCYAPQFGAAKDPVNLVGMVAGNHLRGDLPLADWGELENTKALLVDVRSEAEYTGGHFPNAQNFPLDTLRDRLQDLPQDREIWLMCGVGQRAYYAYRLLQQYGLRVKVLSGGMQTYQAWLQTGDRGSTRSDVGEYSNARPI encoded by the coding sequence ATGAATCCAGCCAAGAAACGTATCCTCATCGTTGGCGGCGTCGCCGGCGGAGCTACTTGCGCGGCCCGTGCGCGCAGACTCTGCGAAAGGTGCGAGATCGTCGTCTTCGAGAAGGGACCGTATGTCTCCTTTGCCAATTGCGGTCTACCCTATTTCGTAGGCGATGTGATTGAGTCGGAAGCGAATTTGCTGGTGGCAAATCCGGATACTTTCAAACATCGTTTCAACATCGACGTGCATACCGAAACCGAAGTTACTCGGATCGATCGCCAAAGCAAATCTGTCGAGGTGCTCGATTTGAAAACTGGGATTAGGCGACGAGAGCCTTACGATGCTCTAGTCTTGGCCACTGGCGCACAACCAGTCCGCCCAGATCTGCCAGGCATTGATCTGCCAGGCATCTTCATGCTCCGTACCATACCGGATAGCCGAAAGATAAAAGCGGCCGCAGCCCAAGCCCGGCGTGCATTGATCCTCGGAGGCGGTTTTATCGGCCTGGAAATGGCCGAAAATCTGGTTCGGCTGGGACTGGAAGTCACCCTGCTGGAGTTGGCCGATCAGGTGTTGCCTCCACTCGACCCGGAAATGGCCGGCTACGCCGCCGACAGGCTGCGAGCCAACGGTGTCCATCTATGCTTGGGGGAAGGTGCGGCGGGCTTCGAGCGGCTACCGGATAACACTCTGGGGGCGCACACCTCGCGGGGGACGATGCTGAACACCGACCTGGTCATCGTAGCGATCGGTGTGCGTCCGGATACCGCCCTCGCGCGGGCCGCCGGTTTGGAGTTGGGCGCCCTTGGCGGTATTCGCGTCGATGAATCCATGCGCACCGACGATCCTTCCATCTGGGCAGTGGGAGACGTGGTCGAAGTGAAAAATCTCATTACCCGCGAATGGCAGCTCGTGCCGCTTGCAGGGCCTGCCAACCGGCAGGGGCGGGTGGCCGCCACCGCCATTATTCATCAACTCAACTGCAGTGCGGATCCGATCTATCCGTTGGCTTTCGAGGGCGTGCTCGGCACCGCCGTGTGCGAAGTGTTCGGACTCACCGTTGCCTGTACCGGCCCGAGCGAAACACTGCTACGACGAGCCGGCCAAGGCTACGAAAAGGTCTACCTGCATCCCGGCCACCATGCGAGCTATTTTCCGGGCGCCAAGCCGATTCACATTAAGCTGCTGTTCGCCAAAACGGACGGCAGGATACTAGGCGCGCAAGCTGTGGGTGAAGCTGGTGTGGCGCGACGCATCGACGTCATTGCCACTGCCATGATGCAGGGAGCCAGGGTGTTCGATCTGGAAGAACTGGAACTTTGCTATGCGCCCCAGTTTGGCGCAGCTAAGGACCCCGTCAATCTCGTCGGTATGGTGGCCGGCAACCACCTAAGGGGCGATCTGCCTCTGGCAGATTGGGGTGAGCTGGAAAACACCAAGGCCTTGCTGGTCGACGTACGCAGCGAGGCAGAATATACGGGCGGCCATTTCCCGAATGCGCAGAACTTTCCTCTCGATACCTTGCGTGATCGCCTACAGGATCTACCTCAAGATCGGGAAATCTGGCTGATGTGTGGTGTAGGCCAACGCGCTTATTATGCCTATCGGTTATTGCAGCAATACGGTCTACGGGTAAAGGTACTTTCCGGCGGAATGCAGACCTATCAAGCCTGGCTGCAAACGGGTGATCGAGGAAGTACGCGAAGTGACGTTGGAGAGTACTCCAATGCCCGGCCTATATAG
- a CDS encoding metal ABC transporter ATP-binding protein has protein sequence MKSGERMSDMTDSQRTVLEVRDLSVSYGEDRIIRDLSFSVVQGSVFVILGPNGAGKTTLLRALLKLVPYEGEITWHTRKLSYLPPQEFVQRRDIPPLDLEEFFRFKTRDVAAMKRMFTEVGLDDALLARPFGTLSTGQFQRMLIAWALVDDPEVLLLDEPTSGIDIGGEETIYTLLQRFRQTKPLTILLVTHDLHVVWEHAQTVLCLNRHKLCLGAPQEVLTPQQLRTLYGTGVKYYEHQHP, from the coding sequence TTGAAATCAGGCGAGCGGATGTCGGACATGACGGACAGCCAGAGAACCGTTCTTGAAGTACGAGATCTGTCGGTGTCTTACGGGGAAGACAGGATCATTCGCGATCTTTCCTTCTCGGTCGTACAAGGCTCCGTTTTCGTCATCCTCGGGCCCAATGGGGCTGGCAAGACGACATTGCTCCGGGCGCTTCTCAAGCTCGTCCCCTATGAAGGCGAGATCACTTGGCATACCCGTAAGCTCAGTTATCTCCCACCCCAAGAGTTCGTGCAACGGCGAGACATTCCGCCGCTCGATCTGGAAGAATTCTTCCGTTTCAAGACGCGCGACGTCGCTGCCATGAAGCGGATGTTCACTGAGGTTGGACTGGACGATGCGCTGCTTGCTCGTCCGTTTGGAACGCTTTCCACCGGTCAGTTCCAGCGGATGCTGATCGCCTGGGCGCTGGTGGACGATCCCGAGGTGCTGTTGCTGGACGAACCCACTTCTGGCATCGATATCGGCGGAGAGGAAACGATTTATACGCTGCTGCAACGCTTCCGCCAGACTAAGCCTTTGACCATTCTACTGGTCACCCACGACCTGCATGTCGTTTGGGAACACGCACAGACGGTTCTCTGCCTGAATCGGCACAAGTTGTGCTTAGGTGCCCCTCAGGAGGTGCTGACACCGCAACAGTTGCGGACACTTTACGGCACTGGCGTCAAATACTACGAGCACCAGCACCCATGA
- a CDS encoding sulfite exporter TauE/SafE family protein, which yields MANRRIQLRIEDMHCTGCEQIIEEALRRLPGIQWAKASYPTARAEVEFDDAFISEPRIRRAIEEKGYRVAKIAKRSLKHYALNGLIFFLLLLVVGGVAFWGKSLMPGLMKQMSAQVGYAMLFTIGFLTGFHCIGMCGGFVVSYSTAVAPRTVARLAAAHLLYAFGKTASYVLIGAGFGLLGSLVTITAYMRGIAALAASLFLVIYGLKMLNVFAFLRYFTLRFPRFMVRGVAKEVREQHNPLIIGLLTGLLLGCGPLQAMYIMAAGTGSPREGATILFFFGLGTLLPLLGFGLFASILSRNTIHLLVRVSGILVIIMGLMMADRGLKLTQSGYDLASLLSRWEQRDSAELHPSEPAMTAPHP from the coding sequence ATGGCAAACAGACGGATCCAACTCCGCATCGAGGACATGCATTGCACGGGTTGCGAGCAAATCATCGAGGAGGCCTTACGTCGCCTGCCGGGTATACAGTGGGCCAAGGCCAGCTATCCCACTGCAAGGGCCGAAGTCGAATTCGATGACGCGTTCATCAGCGAACCACGCATACGCCGGGCCATCGAGGAAAAGGGCTATCGCGTTGCCAAAATTGCCAAACGGTCCTTGAAGCACTATGCGCTGAATGGATTGATCTTCTTCCTTCTGCTGCTGGTCGTAGGCGGCGTGGCGTTCTGGGGCAAGAGCCTGATGCCGGGCCTGATGAAGCAGATGAGTGCCCAAGTCGGTTACGCGATGTTGTTCACGATCGGTTTTCTTACCGGTTTTCACTGCATCGGTATGTGCGGCGGCTTCGTCGTGAGTTATTCAACGGCAGTCGCCCCGCGCACTGTTGCCAGGTTGGCCGCTGCGCATCTGTTGTATGCCTTCGGCAAGACCGCATCCTATGTCCTGATCGGAGCCGGTTTCGGCCTACTGGGCTCGCTGGTTACCATCACAGCTTACATGCGCGGCATAGCCGCTCTCGCAGCGAGCCTTTTTTTGGTGATCTACGGTCTGAAGATGCTCAATGTCTTTGCCTTTTTACGATATTTTACCTTGCGCTTCCCGCGTTTTATGGTCCGTGGCGTGGCGAAAGAAGTTCGTGAGCAGCACAATCCCCTGATCATCGGCTTGTTGACCGGCCTATTGCTCGGCTGCGGCCCTCTGCAAGCCATGTACATCATGGCCGCCGGCACCGGCAGCCCGCGGGAAGGAGCTACTATCCTGTTCTTCTTCGGTTTGGGCACCCTGCTTCCTTTGCTCGGCTTCGGGTTGTTTGCGAGCATCTTGTCGCGAAACACTATCCATCTGCTAGTTCGTGTATCCGGCATCCTAGTGATCATCATGGGACTGATGATGGCCGATCGTGGCCTTAAACTGACCCAATCGGGCTATGATTTAGCGTCCCTCCTTTCTCGCTGGGAGCAGCGCGACTCAGCGGAACTGCATCCCTCCGAGCCGGCCATGACCGCCCCCCATCCCTAA
- a CDS encoding DUF3365 domain-containing protein, whose translation MQQRFLMIGLAVVALACIAGGKQDQAGAIIPKAEQAHRIESVRAPSPVDEAALVEKAKAAVRTLGSALKAALEAALRAGRQVDALSVCQLEAPAIASQVSAQSGMQVSRVSLKYRNINNAPTEWQSQVLNDFENRKIAGENPANLSYAKVVGNEFRFMKAIPIEGVCLGCHGDAIGPAIKSKLSELYPQDLATGYREGDLRGAFVVVQKLAP comes from the coding sequence ATGCAACAACGGTTCTTGATGATCGGTTTGGCAGTCGTGGCGTTGGCTTGCATTGCTGGCGGGAAGCAGGATCAGGCAGGCGCCATAATCCCTAAAGCCGAACAGGCACATCGTATTGAATCTGTCCGAGCACCTTCCCCGGTTGATGAGGCCGCTTTGGTGGAGAAAGCCAAAGCTGCGGTCCGGACTCTCGGCAGCGCCCTGAAAGCCGCACTGGAGGCGGCGCTGCGAGCCGGCAGACAGGTCGACGCGCTGAGTGTGTGCCAGCTTGAGGCGCCGGCCATCGCCAGCCAGGTTTCCGCCCAGAGTGGAATGCAGGTCAGCCGCGTCAGTCTGAAATATCGCAACATCAACAATGCGCCGACCGAATGGCAAAGCCAAGTGTTAAACGATTTCGAGAACCGCAAGATTGCCGGTGAAAACCCCGCGAACTTGAGCTATGCCAAAGTCGTTGGCAACGAGTTCCGTTTCATGAAAGCGATACCGATCGAGGGGGTCTGCCTGGGGTGCCATGGCGACGCGATCGGACCGGCGATCAAATCCAAGCTCAGCGAGTTGTATCCCCAGGACTTAGCCACTGGTTACCGAGAAGGCGACCTGCGTGGCGCGTTTGTGGTGGTGCAAAAATTGGCGCCATGA
- a CDS encoding thioredoxin family protein has protein sequence MEIPDPLWYETDPKGQTVVHLHFFWTRYCPHCQEAIPFIAQLEKKHAWLRIHRYELTASEDNVKLFGEMAKRLGQQAISVPAFLFCRTMWTGFGSPESTGRRLEAELLACRQNAGGQVSPTTPSPTLSLPILGEIEPGKHSLPVLTLLIAGLDAFNPCAFFVLLFLMSLLVRSQDPKRMAVIGGLFVFFSGVMYFVFMAAWLNLFLLIGELAVVTFLAGLIAVAIGAVNIKDYFYFGRGFSLSIPASLKPRLFEKMRHVVEAGQWPAMMVSTAVLAIAANSYELLCTAGFPMVYTRILTLSHLNGPEYYVYLLLYNLIYVVPLLVIVALFIRTMGTKKLGEREGRLLKLVSGLMMLGLGVLLMFAPELLNDLMAAFLLVACAVVISGLLVWRDHNAAV, from the coding sequence GTGGAAATACCGGATCCCCTCTGGTACGAGACCGACCCGAAGGGACAGACCGTGGTCCACCTCCATTTCTTCTGGACCCGTTATTGCCCACATTGCCAGGAGGCTATTCCGTTCATCGCGCAACTGGAAAAAAAACACGCTTGGCTTCGAATCCACCGCTACGAGCTTACGGCAAGCGAGGACAACGTCAAACTCTTCGGTGAGATGGCGAAGCGTTTAGGACAGCAAGCCATCTCCGTACCGGCTTTCCTGTTCTGCAGGACGATGTGGACTGGTTTCGGCAGTCCGGAAAGCACCGGCCGTCGGCTAGAGGCGGAGCTTTTGGCCTGCCGTCAGAATGCTGGCGGCCAAGTGTCCCCCACGACGCCTTCGCCGACGCTGAGCTTGCCCATCCTCGGCGAAATCGAGCCCGGAAAACATTCGCTCCCGGTCTTGACCCTGCTGATCGCCGGCTTGGACGCCTTCAACCCGTGCGCGTTCTTCGTGCTCCTATTTCTGATGAGCCTGTTGGTCCGCAGCCAGGACCCGAAGCGTATGGCGGTGATCGGCGGACTGTTCGTATTCTTTTCCGGCGTCATGTACTTTGTTTTTATGGCGGCTTGGTTGAACCTGTTTCTGCTCATCGGGGAGCTGGCTGTGGTCACTTTTCTAGCCGGTTTGATTGCCGTGGCAATAGGGGCGGTCAACATCAAGGATTATTTTTATTTCGGTCGTGGCTTCAGTCTCTCGATTCCTGCCAGCCTCAAACCTCGGCTCTTCGAGAAAATGCGACATGTGGTGGAAGCCGGGCAATGGCCAGCCATGATGGTGAGCACCGCGGTTCTGGCAATCGCCGCCAATAGTTATGAACTCTTGTGCACGGCCGGTTTTCCGATGGTCTATACGCGCATTCTGACTCTGAGCCACTTGAACGGTCCGGAATATTACGTGTATCTGTTGTTATACAACCTCATTTATGTGGTGCCCCTGCTCGTAATCGTTGCCTTGTTCATCCGAACGATGGGAACGAAGAAGCTCGGCGAACGGGAGGGACGTTTGCTCAAGCTCGTTTCGGGGTTGATGATGTTGGGTCTGGGCGTTTTGCTGATGTTCGCGCCCGAGCTTTTGAATGATTTGATGGCTGCTTTCCTGCTTGTCGCCTGTGCCGTGGTCATTTCCGGTCTTCTGGTCTGGCGAGATCACAACGCCGCTGTGTGA
- a CDS encoding cytochrome c gives MTILLASASVAAAAPSSRIGWTTDALNFVRNGDAEKGMAVAQTCDACHGASPENDPSSFPYLSGQLATYLFKQMQDYKNGSRASQIMKGIMANLSDQDIADVAAYYSRQPLPPTAAPLRFENAEILVEHGDGKRILPPCAACHGSSGQGERVDTPALAGQKASYLEQTLLAYQSDARANDLYQRMRLIARQLSREEIQQLARYYAGLGR, from the coding sequence GTGACAATACTTCTGGCTTCGGCAAGTGTGGCTGCAGCGGCCCCTTCATCCCGAATCGGCTGGACCACAGATGCTCTGAACTTCGTTCGAAATGGCGATGCGGAGAAAGGGATGGCGGTTGCCCAAACCTGCGACGCTTGCCATGGCGCGAGTCCGGAAAATGACCCATCGTCGTTTCCGTATCTTAGCGGCCAGTTGGCCACATATCTCTTTAAACAGATGCAAGACTACAAGAATGGTAGCCGAGCCAGCCAAATCATGAAGGGGATAATGGCGAATCTATCCGACCAGGACATAGCTGATGTAGCTGCCTATTACAGCCGACAGCCGCTTCCGCCGACAGCCGCACCTCTTCGATTCGAAAATGCCGAAATACTTGTGGAGCATGGGGATGGGAAGCGTATTCTCCCGCCGTGCGCTGCTTGCCATGGATCGAGTGGACAGGGAGAAAGAGTGGATACCCCGGCGCTAGCGGGGCAAAAGGCAAGCTATCTGGAGCAAACCCTTCTCGCTTATCAGTCCGACGCACGGGCCAACGATTTGTATCAACGCATGCGTCTGATCGCCCGGCAACTCAGCCGGGAGGAAATCCAGCAGCTTGCGAGGTACTACGCTGGCCTTGGCCGGTGA
- a CDS encoding cation-translocating P-type ATPase, with protein MSFEGFFRWLDSELPKISPFRDPLLLRLVLAVIPVVFFAIDALYDMPFFYGLALPFYWLCLALYALGLLRSVAILHQVSAELLIVLVMIVTLIDGKPLSGALVAWFIGLGLYVSFTIIRKNREKIEGLIKQTKTTALLMVGSEIREVPTHTVQKDDVLIVPKGSVVPVDGIIIEGRSSFDESSISGEPFPIHRIPGDDILSGTFNLSAPIQIKATKSGDDSFISVITAEIEKTLQYKSTLQKRADAIVQYLLLGVSGYSFLLLFVSGSLDLMATALSVLCPCAWALATPTAFASGIGRSARLNILVRGGEPLETMHEVKTVILDKTGTVTLAVPEVHQIVAMKTTEAELLEIAASLESRFTSPVARSIVNYCKDLGITRLRPVRDAEDLPGRGVRGRLDHCEILIGSPETLEMQGIQLPEIKYVGRTIGLAKDGELMGMVIIRDVVQTAMENLAASIRSFGVERVVLATGDHEESEAKRVAALIGADGYHFNCRPEDKAALVRQWQSFGKVAMIGDGVNDAPALAAADVGIAIGGHKNIGLSIASSDMVILGEDANDLIQILQISRKMRQIIKQNYTWAISFNGVGLTLATFGLLNPVLAAFLHHISSVLVVANAARLYLGRWEIVPRQYIEPIVLTLRGSRLWRTVTKISSNAQQPAVSLGGENTD; from the coding sequence ATGAGCTTTGAAGGTTTTTTCCGATGGTTGGACAGCGAACTGCCGAAGATCAGTCCTTTCAGGGATCCCCTCCTCTTACGACTCGTTCTCGCCGTCATTCCTGTCGTTTTCTTCGCCATCGACGCCCTATACGACATGCCCTTCTTCTATGGGCTGGCCCTGCCGTTCTATTGGCTGTGTTTAGCCCTCTATGCTCTCGGGCTGCTGCGATCCGTGGCGATTCTGCATCAAGTCTCTGCGGAGCTTCTGATCGTCTTGGTGATGATCGTGACGCTGATCGATGGGAAACCCTTAAGCGGCGCGCTGGTGGCCTGGTTCATCGGACTCGGTCTCTATGTGTCCTTTACGATCATCCGAAAGAACCGGGAAAAGATTGAAGGCCTCATCAAGCAAACCAAGACAACCGCCCTCCTTATGGTAGGGAGCGAGATTCGGGAGGTTCCAACTCATACGGTGCAAAAAGACGATGTGCTGATCGTACCCAAGGGTAGCGTTGTTCCGGTGGACGGCATCATCATCGAAGGTCGATCGTCCTTCGACGAATCGTCGATATCCGGCGAACCGTTCCCGATTCATCGAATACCAGGTGACGATATCCTATCGGGCACCTTTAACCTGTCTGCACCCATCCAGATTAAGGCCACAAAAAGCGGCGACGACTCTTTCATTAGCGTGATTACCGCAGAAATCGAGAAAACACTGCAGTACAAATCCACGCTTCAAAAAAGAGCCGACGCAATCGTCCAATATCTCCTTCTGGGCGTCAGCGGTTATTCGTTCTTGTTGCTCTTCGTCAGCGGCAGTTTGGACCTCATGGCTACGGCACTTTCCGTTCTTTGCCCCTGCGCCTGGGCCCTTGCGACACCAACGGCATTCGCTTCTGGTATTGGCCGCTCTGCCCGGCTCAATATCCTGGTGCGGGGCGGGGAGCCGCTGGAAACGATGCATGAGGTCAAGACTGTCATTCTCGATAAGACCGGCACGGTCACGCTGGCAGTGCCCGAGGTCCATCAGATCGTCGCGATGAAGACCACCGAAGCAGAGCTTCTGGAAATCGCCGCGTCCCTCGAGTCGCGATTTACCAGTCCGGTCGCGCGTTCCATTGTCAATTATTGCAAAGACCTTGGGATCACTCGGCTTAGGCCGGTGCGGGACGCCGAAGACTTACCCGGCAGAGGCGTTAGGGGCCGCCTCGATCATTGCGAAATACTGATCGGAAGTCCGGAAACTTTGGAAATGCAGGGAATCCAGCTGCCTGAGATCAAGTATGTCGGTCGGACCATCGGCCTGGCGAAGGACGGAGAGCTCATGGGGATGGTCATCATTCGTGACGTCGTCCAAACTGCCATGGAAAATCTCGCAGCAAGTATCCGTTCTTTTGGAGTCGAACGTGTCGTTCTTGCCACCGGCGACCATGAGGAATCGGAAGCCAAGCGCGTCGCCGCGCTGATCGGAGCGGACGGCTACCATTTCAATTGCAGGCCGGAAGATAAAGCGGCATTGGTTCGGCAATGGCAGTCGTTCGGAAAAGTAGCGATGATCGGCGACGGCGTGAATGACGCGCCTGCGCTGGCCGCCGCCGATGTAGGGATCGCCATCGGGGGCCACAAGAACATCGGCCTGTCTATTGCTTCGTCCGATATGGTTATTCTTGGTGAGGATGCCAACGATCTGATCCAGATTCTCCAGATAAGCCGGAAAATGCGCCAGATTATCAAGCAGAATTACACGTGGGCGATCTCCTTCAACGGGGTAGGATTGACACTGGCAACCTTTGGATTATTAAACCCTGTGCTCGCTGCGTTTCTGCACCATATCAGTTCGGTATTAGTAGTCGCCAATGCAGCTCGACTGTATTTGGGACGCTGGGAGATCGTTCCTCGACAATACATCGAGCCTATCGTGCTGACCCTGCGCGGCAGCCGCCTTTGGCGCACCGTAACGAAGATCTCCTCAAACGCGCAGCAACCCGCCGTCAGTCTAGGCGGCGAAAACACCGACTAA
- a CDS encoding IS1380 family transposase: MPRFEVKQSSKLQLTSYSGLALIGQCCQAAQVEAVIDPKIPVSQGMRTSDIVKSVVGLLSLGKSDFEAIEPFRNDRFFKESLGLTKVPGAVWLRQRLNAKAEAIRDLADELSLRLLERTEAPITPHKGYVCCDIDTFAMDNSGTKKEAVSRTYQGFDGYTPIAAYLGNEGWNTGLELRPGSRHSAFETHYFYERLFPRIERLVKPDQPVLLREDSGFDGAQLLFAKAAERDRQAALGRSLDFICKWNPRKQDKGDWVKRAEEAGAFAEARPGKRVALLSLEVERAWHKEKRSFRLVAQVTERTIDKKGQHLLAPEVELEGWWTTLSCSAEEVIELYQHHGMHEQFHSELFGSAESFASLRTATAWRPAPFGLVKTDLDLERLPSGKFDTNDVILHLAAFAYNCLRLLGQIGLTGEIAPIRHPAKRRRIRTVLQEIMYRAAKFVAHARRLILDFGRGVAANVAVFVMLQNRLWAAASG, translated from the coding sequence ATGCCGCGCTTTGAAGTCAAGCAATCCAGCAAGCTGCAACTGACCTCGTATTCCGGCCTGGCGCTGATTGGCCAGTGCTGCCAGGCGGCGCAGGTGGAGGCGGTCATTGACCCGAAGATCCCGGTGTCGCAAGGCATGCGTACCTCGGACATCGTCAAGAGCGTGGTCGGGCTGTTGAGTCTGGGCAAGAGCGACTTCGAAGCCATCGAGCCATTCCGGAATGATCGCTTCTTCAAGGAGTCGCTGGGGCTGACGAAGGTGCCCGGAGCCGTGTGGCTGCGCCAGCGTCTGAATGCCAAGGCGGAAGCCATCCGCGATCTGGCCGATGAGCTTTCCCTGAGGCTGCTGGAGCGAACCGAGGCGCCGATCACGCCGCACAAGGGCTATGTCTGCTGCGACATCGATACCTTCGCCATGGACAATAGTGGCACGAAGAAGGAAGCGGTGTCGCGCACCTATCAGGGCTTCGACGGTTACACGCCGATTGCCGCCTATCTCGGCAACGAAGGCTGGAACACCGGGCTGGAACTGAGGCCAGGGTCCCGCCACTCGGCGTTCGAGACGCACTACTTCTACGAGCGGCTGTTTCCGCGCATCGAACGCCTGGTCAAACCGGATCAGCCCGTGCTGCTGCGCGAGGACAGCGGTTTCGACGGCGCACAGCTTCTGTTCGCCAAGGCCGCGGAGCGAGACCGGCAAGCCGCGCTGGGGCGAAGCCTCGACTTCATCTGCAAGTGGAACCCCCGCAAGCAGGACAAGGGGGACTGGGTCAAGCGCGCCGAGGAGGCGGGCGCCTTTGCCGAGGCTCGTCCAGGCAAGCGGGTTGCGTTGCTGTCGTTGGAAGTGGAACGCGCCTGGCACAAGGAGAAGCGCTCCTTCCGCCTGGTCGCCCAGGTGACCGAGCGCACCATCGACAAGAAGGGCCAACACCTGCTGGCCCCGGAGGTCGAACTGGAAGGCTGGTGGACGACGCTCTCCTGTTCCGCCGAGGAAGTGATCGAACTCTACCAGCACCACGGCATGCATGAGCAGTTCCACTCCGAGTTGTTCGGCTCCGCCGAATCCTTCGCCTCGCTCAGGACCGCCACTGCGTGGCGTCCTGCGCCCTTCGGGCTTGTCAAGACCGACCTTGATCTGGAGCGGCTGCCCTCGGGCAAGTTCGACACCAACGACGTGATCCTGCATCTGGCGGCCTTCGCCTACAACTGCCTGCGTCTCTTGGGACAGATCGGCCTGACCGGCGAGATTGCGCCGATCCGTCATCCGGCCAAGCGCCGCCGCATCCGGACCGTGCTGCAGGAGATCATGTACCGGGCGGCGAAGTTCGTCGCCCATGCCCGCCGGCTGATCCTCGATTTCGGCCGTGGCGTGGCGGCAAACGTAGCCGTGTTCGTGATGCTTCAGAATCGGCTGTGGGCGGCGGCGTCCGGATGA
- a CDS encoding metal ABC transporter permease, which yields MNGNLFLAFLLSGAIGALAGYLGSLMLSKRMALVGGALGHLTLPGIALALLYDFDVSLGALLFLGLGVWLIWYLEKKTHLHLEALTAVVFSTSLAVAFLFLPQEKAEIALLGDVSQIKVSTVLVTLVLASGLYLTIRRIYPNLVLVGISPDLAGAQGVDARWHNTIYLICVALTVALGVRIVGGLMTAALLAIPACTARNLSSNLAQYAFLSMAAGGLSAMLGVVAYAVTGLFPGPLIIIASGLLFLVSIFLKQHAVTPRS from the coding sequence ATGAACGGCAATCTTTTCCTGGCATTCCTTCTGAGCGGCGCAATTGGGGCCCTGGCCGGATATCTTGGCTCGCTGATGCTCAGCAAACGCATGGCGCTGGTGGGTGGCGCGCTGGGTCACCTGACCTTGCCGGGCATCGCGCTCGCCCTGCTCTATGATTTCGACGTCTCCCTCGGCGCGCTGTTATTCTTGGGACTCGGGGTCTGGTTGATCTGGTATTTGGAAAAGAAGACCCACTTGCATCTCGAGGCCCTTACTGCGGTCGTATTTTCGACTTCCCTCGCGGTTGCGTTCCTCTTTCTTCCTCAAGAGAAAGCGGAAATCGCATTGCTCGGCGATGTTTCCCAGATCAAGGTTTCGACGGTGTTGGTCACGCTGGTATTGGCATCCGGTCTTTACCTGACGATTCGCCGCATCTATCCGAATCTGGTGCTCGTCGGCATTTCACCGGATCTCGCAGGAGCACAAGGCGTGGATGCACGCTGGCACAACACGATCTACCTCATCTGTGTCGCTTTGACCGTCGCGCTCGGCGTACGCATCGTGGGAGGATTGATGACCGCTGCGTTGCTTGCGATCCCGGCCTGCACGGCAAGAAACCTCAGCTCGAATTTGGCGCAATACGCCTTCCTCAGTATGGCGGCCGGCGGGCTCTCCGCGATGCTGGGCGTTGTTGCCTACGCCGTCACCGGCCTTTTTCCCGGCCCACTGATCATCATCGCCAGCGGGCTTCTGTTTCTGGTCTCGATTTTCCTGAAGCAACACGCCGTAACCCCCCGTTCTTAG